In Antennarius striatus isolate MH-2024 chromosome 8, ASM4005453v1, whole genome shotgun sequence, a single window of DNA contains:
- the LOC137600755 gene encoding UTP--glucose-1-phosphate uridylyltransferase-like isoform X1, producing the protein MMSLRLADLTGGAMTEFQEKLRQQHEESMHRELEALLGTGGGAEVETSRKDFEGFKTLFHRFLQVKGPAVDWAKIHRPPDDSIQPYEKIRSKGLPADISASLNKLVVVKLNGGLGTSMGCKGPKSLISVRNENTFLDLTVQQIQHLNKTFDADVPLVLMNSFNTDEDTKKILQKYSQHRVQIHTFNQSRYPRINKESLLPIAENMGVSGENAEAWYPPGHGDIYASFSNSGLLDRLLAEGKEFIFVSNIDNLGATVDLFILHHLMSQPAERRCEFIMEVTDKTRADVKGGTLIQYEDHLRLLEIAQVPKAHVDEFKSITKFKIFNTNNLWISLPAIKRLQEKNAMDLEIIVNPKTLEGGLNVLQLETAVGAAIKSFKNALGVNVPRSRFLPVKTSSDLLLVMSNLYSLDAGSLIMSPKREFPTTPHVKLGGCFTKVQEFLFRFEDIPDMLELDHLTVSGDVTFGKNVSLKGTVIIIANHGDRIDIPAGAMLENKIVSGNLRILDH; encoded by the exons ATGATGTCTCTGCGTTTAGCCG ACCTGACCGGAGGAGCGATGACCGAGTTCCAGGAGAAGCTCCGTCAGCAGCACGAGGAGTCCATGCACCGCGAGCTGGAGGCGCTGCTGGGCACCGGCGGGGGGGCCGAGGTGGAg ACCAGCAGGAAAGACTTCGAAGGCTTCAAGACGCTGTTCCACCGCTtcctgcaggtcaaaggtcCCGCCGTCGACTGGGCCAAGATCCACAGGCCGCCGGACGACTCG ATCCAGCCGTACGAGAAGATCCGGTCCAAAGGCCTCCCCGCCGACATCAGTGCCAGCCTGAACAAGCTGGTGGTGGTGAAGCTGAACGGGGGTCTGGGGACCAGCATGGGCTGCAAGGGCCCCAAGAGCCTGATCAGCGTCCGCAACGAGAACACCTTCCTGGACCTGACCGTCCAGCAGATCCAG CATCTCAACAAGACGTTCGACGCCGACGTGCCGCTGGTGCTGATGAACTCCTTCAACACCGACGAGGACACCAAGAAGATCCTGCAGAAGTACTCCCAGCACCGGGTCCAGATCCACACCTTCAACCAGAGCAG GTATCCGAGGATCAACAAGGAGTCTCTGCTGCCCATCGCTGAGAACATGGGGGTGTCGGGCGAGAACGCCGAGGCCTGGTACCCGCCGGGTCACGGCGACATCTACGCCAGCTTCTCCAACTCGGGCCTGCTGGACCGGCTGCTGGCCGAGGGGAAGGAGTTCATCTTCGTGTCCAACATCGACAACCTGGGGGCCACGGTGGACCTGTTCATCCTGCACCACCTCATGAGCCAGCCGGCCGAGCGGCGCTGCGAGTTCATCATGGAGGTCACCGACAAGACGCGGGCCGACGTCaag GGAGGGACCCTGATCCAGTATGAGGACCACCTGAGGCTGCTGGAGATCGCCCAGGTGCCCAAAGCCCACGTGGACGAGTTCAAGTCCATCACCAAGTTCAAGATCTTCAACACCAACAACCTGTGGATCTCGCTGCCCGCCATCAAGAGGCTGCAGGAGAAGAACGCCATGGACCTGGAGATCATCGTCAACCCCAAG ACGCTGGAGGGCGGCCTGAACGTCCTCCAGCTGGAGACGGCTGTGGGCGCCGCCATCAAGAGCTTCAAGAATGCGCTGGGCGTGAACGTCCCGCGCAGCCGCTTCCTGCCGGTGAAGACGTCGTCCGACCTGCTGCTGGTCATGTCCAACCTGTACAGCCTGGACGCCGGCTCGCTCATCATGAGCCCCAAGAGGGAGTTCCCCACCACGCCCCACGTCAAGCTGGGCGGCTGCTTCACCAAg GTCCAGGAGTTCCTGTTCCGGTTCGAGGACATCCCCGACATGCTGGAACTGGACCACCTGACCGTGTCCGGAGACGTCACCTTCGGAAAGAACGTCTCTCTGAAG GgaaccgtcatcatcatcgccaaTCACGGAGACCGGATCGACATTCCCGCCGGAGCGATGCTAGAGAACAAGATCGTCTCAGGAAACCTGCGGATCCTCGACCACTGA
- the LOC137600755 gene encoding UTP--glucose-1-phosphate uridylyltransferase-like isoform X2 produces MTEFQEKLRQQHEESMHRELEALLGTGGGAEVETSRKDFEGFKTLFHRFLQVKGPAVDWAKIHRPPDDSIQPYEKIRSKGLPADISASLNKLVVVKLNGGLGTSMGCKGPKSLISVRNENTFLDLTVQQIQHLNKTFDADVPLVLMNSFNTDEDTKKILQKYSQHRVQIHTFNQSRYPRINKESLLPIAENMGVSGENAEAWYPPGHGDIYASFSNSGLLDRLLAEGKEFIFVSNIDNLGATVDLFILHHLMSQPAERRCEFIMEVTDKTRADVKGGTLIQYEDHLRLLEIAQVPKAHVDEFKSITKFKIFNTNNLWISLPAIKRLQEKNAMDLEIIVNPKTLEGGLNVLQLETAVGAAIKSFKNALGVNVPRSRFLPVKTSSDLLLVMSNLYSLDAGSLIMSPKREFPTTPHVKLGGCFTKVQEFLFRFEDIPDMLELDHLTVSGDVTFGKNVSLKGTVIIIANHGDRIDIPAGAMLENKIVSGNLRILDH; encoded by the exons ATGACCGAGTTCCAGGAGAAGCTCCGTCAGCAGCACGAGGAGTCCATGCACCGCGAGCTGGAGGCGCTGCTGGGCACCGGCGGGGGGGCCGAGGTGGAg ACCAGCAGGAAAGACTTCGAAGGCTTCAAGACGCTGTTCCACCGCTtcctgcaggtcaaaggtcCCGCCGTCGACTGGGCCAAGATCCACAGGCCGCCGGACGACTCG ATCCAGCCGTACGAGAAGATCCGGTCCAAAGGCCTCCCCGCCGACATCAGTGCCAGCCTGAACAAGCTGGTGGTGGTGAAGCTGAACGGGGGTCTGGGGACCAGCATGGGCTGCAAGGGCCCCAAGAGCCTGATCAGCGTCCGCAACGAGAACACCTTCCTGGACCTGACCGTCCAGCAGATCCAG CATCTCAACAAGACGTTCGACGCCGACGTGCCGCTGGTGCTGATGAACTCCTTCAACACCGACGAGGACACCAAGAAGATCCTGCAGAAGTACTCCCAGCACCGGGTCCAGATCCACACCTTCAACCAGAGCAG GTATCCGAGGATCAACAAGGAGTCTCTGCTGCCCATCGCTGAGAACATGGGGGTGTCGGGCGAGAACGCCGAGGCCTGGTACCCGCCGGGTCACGGCGACATCTACGCCAGCTTCTCCAACTCGGGCCTGCTGGACCGGCTGCTGGCCGAGGGGAAGGAGTTCATCTTCGTGTCCAACATCGACAACCTGGGGGCCACGGTGGACCTGTTCATCCTGCACCACCTCATGAGCCAGCCGGCCGAGCGGCGCTGCGAGTTCATCATGGAGGTCACCGACAAGACGCGGGCCGACGTCaag GGAGGGACCCTGATCCAGTATGAGGACCACCTGAGGCTGCTGGAGATCGCCCAGGTGCCCAAAGCCCACGTGGACGAGTTCAAGTCCATCACCAAGTTCAAGATCTTCAACACCAACAACCTGTGGATCTCGCTGCCCGCCATCAAGAGGCTGCAGGAGAAGAACGCCATGGACCTGGAGATCATCGTCAACCCCAAG ACGCTGGAGGGCGGCCTGAACGTCCTCCAGCTGGAGACGGCTGTGGGCGCCGCCATCAAGAGCTTCAAGAATGCGCTGGGCGTGAACGTCCCGCGCAGCCGCTTCCTGCCGGTGAAGACGTCGTCCGACCTGCTGCTGGTCATGTCCAACCTGTACAGCCTGGACGCCGGCTCGCTCATCATGAGCCCCAAGAGGGAGTTCCCCACCACGCCCCACGTCAAGCTGGGCGGCTGCTTCACCAAg GTCCAGGAGTTCCTGTTCCGGTTCGAGGACATCCCCGACATGCTGGAACTGGACCACCTGACCGTGTCCGGAGACGTCACCTTCGGAAAGAACGTCTCTCTGAAG GgaaccgtcatcatcatcgccaaTCACGGAGACCGGATCGACATTCCCGCCGGAGCGATGCTAGAGAACAAGATCGTCTCAGGAAACCTGCGGATCCTCGACCACTGA
- the LOC137600764 gene encoding malate dehydrogenase, cytoplasmic-like isoform X1, whose amino-acid sequence MLTLLTSVYLLVQAVSSQAEPIRVVVTGAAGQIAYSLLYSIAKGDVFGKEQPIVLILLDIPPMLPVLDGVVMELQDCALPLLRDVIPTDKVEVGFKDIDAAILVGSMPRKEGMERKDLLKANVAIFKVQGAALDKYAKKTVKVLVVGNPANTNCLIASKSAPSIPKENFSCLTRLDHNRASSQVAMRCNVSADKVKNVIIWGNHSSTQYPDVHHAKVGAPGGEVGVYDAVKDDAWLHGNFISTVQQRGAAVIKARKLSSAMSAAKAICDHMRDIWFGTKEGEFVSMGVYAGGNPYGVPEDLIYSFPVQIKNKTWKMVDGLPINDFSRAKMDATADELVEERNTALEFLSQ is encoded by the exons GCTGAACCCATCCGTGTTGTGGTGACCGGCGCCGCCGGCCAGATCGCCTACTCGCTGCTGTACAGCATCGCCAAGGGCGACGTGTTCGGGAAGGAGCAG CCAATCGTCTTGATCCTGCTGGACATCCCCCCCATGCTGCCCGTGTTGGACGGCGTCGTCATGGAGCTGCAGGACTGCGCCCTCCCCCTGCTGAGgg acGTGATCCCCACCGATAAGGTGGAGGTGGGCTTCAAGGACATCGACGCCGCCATCCTGGTGGGCTCGATGCCCCGGAAGGAGGGCATGGAGAGGAAGGACCTGCTGAAGGCCAACGTGGCCATCTTCAAGGTGCAGGGCGCCGCCCTCGACAAGTACGCCAAGAAGACCGTCAAG GTTCTGGTGGTGGGGAACCCGGCCAACACCAACTGTCTGATCGCCTCCAAGTCGGCCCCCTCCATCCCCAAGGAGAACTTCTCCTGCCTGACCCGCCTGGACCACAACAGAGCCAGCTCCCAG GTGGCGATGCGCTGCAACGTGTCGGCAGACAAGGTGAAGAACGTGATCATCTGGGGGAACCACTCATCCACCCAGTACCCCGACGTGCACCACGCCAAGGTGGGGGCCCCCGGCGGCGAGGTGGGGGTCTACGACGCCGTCAAGGACGACGCCTGGCTCCACGGCAACTTCATCTCT ACGGTGCAGCAGCGCGGCGCCGCCGTCATCAAGGCCAGGAAGCTGTCCAGCGCCATGTCTGCTGCCAAGGCCATCTGTGACCACATGAGGGACATCTGGTTCGGCACCAAGGAG GGGGAGTTCGTCTCCATGGGGGTGTACGCCGGGGGGAACCCCTACGGCGTCCCGGAGGACCTGATCTACTCCTTCCCCGTCCAGATCAAG aacaaaacctGGAAGATGGTGGACGGCCTCCCCATCAATGATTTCTCCCGCGCCAAGATGGACGCCACGGCGGacgagctggtggaggagcggAACACGGCGCTCGAGTTCCTGTCCCAGTGA
- the LOC137600764 gene encoding malate dehydrogenase, cytoplasmic-like isoform X2, with protein sequence MAEPIRVVVTGAAGQIAYSLLYSIAKGDVFGKEQPIVLILLDIPPMLPVLDGVVMELQDCALPLLRDVIPTDKVEVGFKDIDAAILVGSMPRKEGMERKDLLKANVAIFKVQGAALDKYAKKTVKVLVVGNPANTNCLIASKSAPSIPKENFSCLTRLDHNRASSQVAMRCNVSADKVKNVIIWGNHSSTQYPDVHHAKVGAPGGEVGVYDAVKDDAWLHGNFISTVQQRGAAVIKARKLSSAMSAAKAICDHMRDIWFGTKEGEFVSMGVYAGGNPYGVPEDLIYSFPVQIKNKTWKMVDGLPINDFSRAKMDATADELVEERNTALEFLSQ encoded by the exons ATG GCTGAACCCATCCGTGTTGTGGTGACCGGCGCCGCCGGCCAGATCGCCTACTCGCTGCTGTACAGCATCGCCAAGGGCGACGTGTTCGGGAAGGAGCAG CCAATCGTCTTGATCCTGCTGGACATCCCCCCCATGCTGCCCGTGTTGGACGGCGTCGTCATGGAGCTGCAGGACTGCGCCCTCCCCCTGCTGAGgg acGTGATCCCCACCGATAAGGTGGAGGTGGGCTTCAAGGACATCGACGCCGCCATCCTGGTGGGCTCGATGCCCCGGAAGGAGGGCATGGAGAGGAAGGACCTGCTGAAGGCCAACGTGGCCATCTTCAAGGTGCAGGGCGCCGCCCTCGACAAGTACGCCAAGAAGACCGTCAAG GTTCTGGTGGTGGGGAACCCGGCCAACACCAACTGTCTGATCGCCTCCAAGTCGGCCCCCTCCATCCCCAAGGAGAACTTCTCCTGCCTGACCCGCCTGGACCACAACAGAGCCAGCTCCCAG GTGGCGATGCGCTGCAACGTGTCGGCAGACAAGGTGAAGAACGTGATCATCTGGGGGAACCACTCATCCACCCAGTACCCCGACGTGCACCACGCCAAGGTGGGGGCCCCCGGCGGCGAGGTGGGGGTCTACGACGCCGTCAAGGACGACGCCTGGCTCCACGGCAACTTCATCTCT ACGGTGCAGCAGCGCGGCGCCGCCGTCATCAAGGCCAGGAAGCTGTCCAGCGCCATGTCTGCTGCCAAGGCCATCTGTGACCACATGAGGGACATCTGGTTCGGCACCAAGGAG GGGGAGTTCGTCTCCATGGGGGTGTACGCCGGGGGGAACCCCTACGGCGTCCCGGAGGACCTGATCTACTCCTTCCCCGTCCAGATCAAG aacaaaacctGGAAGATGGTGGACGGCCTCCCCATCAATGATTTCTCCCGCGCCAAGATGGACGCCACGGCGGacgagctggtggaggagcggAACACGGCGCTCGAGTTCCTGTCCCAGTGA